The nucleotide sequence CTCCTCGATCAGCAGGCGGCGGCCGTACCGGGACCGGTACTGCGGGTCAACCGGTGCGATGATACTCATTTCCAGGCCCCCGTCCGCCTGGGGGCGCAGGCGTACGCGGCGTACGCGCCCGGCCAGCTCGGTCGGGGGCCCGTCCAGGGCGGCACCGGTGACGCAGCGCCCTTCACTGCCCGCTGCGGACCAGCGCAGGACGAAGCCGCCGGAGGGCAGACTCGGGTCCGTCAGGTCCAACTCCGCCGCCCAGCCACCGGCGGCAACGGTCGTGGTCAGCGGGAAGCGTCCGCTGGATGCGGCGGCGGTGATCGCCAGGTCAGCGGGGACTGGGCCGGGACCGCCGACCCGGAGCCGTCCGCCGTCCAGGCTGGCGCGGGCGACGCTCACCCCGTCCGGGGCGAGCCCCCCGGCACCGGGTGGCGCCTCCCCCGCGGCCGCGGGGCGAATAACTAGTGCCCCGCCGTCGGCTGCGGCGCTCCACCCCGTGGCCGACGTGCGCGGTCGACGCGTGCCCAGTGGTGGCGGCACCGGCTGCTCCAGCAGCCGGCCGGCTACCCGCAGGCGCAACTGCACCCGCATGGGAGCGGAAGGTATACCCGCCAGGCTGACGGTCGCGCGGTAACCCGAGCCGGTGTAGCTGCGCCAGGGGTCCTCGGCCTCCAGGTCCGCGAGCGGCGCAGCAATACGCTCGACGTCGGCGCGGGCGACCTCCCGGCCGTCCGCGCCTATCAGGACTACCTCGGGACCGGGATCGGCGCAGGGGTCTACGCCCGGCACATACGCCCAGCCCTCCAGCAGGAGCCCGTCCTCACCAATCCACCGGCATGCCCGCAGCACCTGGTGGATGCGCAGATCGGCATCCGTGACGGCGCGGACCTGCGCGGGAACGGGCGCGATCCGCCCAAGCACGGGCGGATCGGCGCGCAGCCCGCCCGCCGCAGCAGTCAGGGGAACGGCAGGCGTGTCCTCGTAACGGGACGCCAGCACCTCAAGCAGATCGGCCGAGCCTGCGTGCCCAAGGACCCACAGCAGCAGGCGGTCGGAGAAGGGCAGCGCGCCCCACGCGACGGTGTCCGCGTCCGGGAGGGCGCTGCGGGTCACCGCGCGCAGCCGCTCCACCGCATCATCGGGCTGGGCCGGCGCCCCGGCAGCCAGGTCGACTAGCGCGCGGCCGTGCAGGACACCGAGCAGGGCCTCGCCCCCACCCGCCAGTAGCCGCCGGTCGGCGGCGATAGCACTCGCAACCGCGCTCAGGTCCGCATCCCAGCCGGGTTTCGGCACGGCGCCGACCAGGACCAGGTCCGCAGGCTCAACCAGGACCGGCTGGGCACCAAGGACAAGACGGAGTGCGGCGGTGCGGGCGGCCTCCTGCGGGGCGGCGTCCCCGATCCCGGCCGCCGCAGTGACCCAGGCGCTCGCGGGGGCAACCACTCTGCCGGGGATGAAGCCATCCAGTAGCTCCGGAGCGGAGGTGATGCTGGTCAGGCGGCGCGGCTCCGGCACGCCGGGCCCGGGCCCCTGGGCGAGTGGCCGGGCTCCCCCGAGGTGAACCTCGCCGTCGGCGGGTATCGTCCCGTAACCGTCGCGGGCCGCGGCGTCGGACGCAGACATGATCGTCAGCATCCGGCCCCGGGCCGCCTCCAGGACCGCTCCCAATCCCCCCTCAATCACGCGGACGCGGCGGTTGCGGCGGGCGAGCGCTCCGAGCGCCTCCCGCTCAGGGGGAGGGCAGGAATCCATGACAAGAGCGAGAACCTCGCCATCCACCGACTGCTGGTTCAGCAGGGAGCGTGCGGCGCGCGCCACGCTGGCGTTGGCGCCGACCAGCAGCACTACGCTCAGAACCGGCCGGCGGCGCCGAGCCAGCAGCCGCAGCGTGCTTTGAATCCCCATGGCGTCGTTGCTCCCAGGCCGCTTAGCGGGTCAGCGCCAGGCGCCGCGCGTATCGATCACACGCTTGCCGTCCAGCGGTGACCGGTCCAGTGCCTTGAACTCCTTGTGGTCTACCAGCAGTACCACCACGTCCGCCGCGGCAATCGCCTCCCGGTAGTCCACGAGCGAGATGTTCCCTGCGGCGGCGAGCGACGCGGGCAGCTCGGTGATATTCGGTTCGGCGGCCAGAATCCTGGCCTCGGGCAGCAGCGCCGCCAGCTCCCGCGTCACCGACAGGGCCGGGGACTCCCGCAGATCATCCACGTCGGCCTTGAAGGCCAGTCCCAGGGCCGCGATAGTCGGCGACTCCAGTCCCGCCACGGCCTCCCGCACGCGCCCGACCACGTGCCTCGGCTTGGAGTCGTTGACGTCGCGCGCCGCGTGAATCAGTCTTGCCTCATCCGGCGCGGCAGACACGATGAACCAGGGGTCCACGGCGATGCAGTGACCACCAACCCCGGGGCCGGGCTGCAGAATATTCACCCGCGGGTGCAGGTTCGCCAGCTCGATCAGCTCCCACACATCGATCCCGAGCTTCTCGGAGATGATCGACAGCTCATTGGCGAAGGCGATATTCACGTCCCGGAAGGCGTTCTCCGTCAGCTTGGCCAGCTCCGCCGTGCGGGCGTCCGTCAGCCGCAGCTCGCCCGTGCAGAAAGTGGCGTACAGATCACGGGCCAGCTCCGCCGCCCGCGGCGTGAGGCCGCCGATGATCCGCGAGTTAGTGATCATCTCGGTCATGATCCGCCCCGGCAGCACCCGCTCCGGGCAGTGCGCGAAGTGCACCACCGGCCTGTCCCCGGATCCGTCCAGCGACAGGTCCGGCCGCTGCCCCAGGATCAACTGCGCCATGTGCTCGGTGGTCCCCGGAGGGGAAGTCGACTCCAGCACCACCAGCTCACCACCCGTCAGGTGGGGCGCAATCTCGCGCGCCGCCGCCTGAATGTAGGACAGGTCCGCCTCATGTTCACCGGTCCTGCCCTGCTTAAACGGCGTCGGCACCGCCACGATGTACACGCCCGCGGCCGGCATCTGCACCTGTGCGCGCAGCCGCCCCCGGGCAACCCCTTCGGCCACGGCCTCGCCCAGGCCCGCCTCCACGAACGGCAGCTCTCCCCGGTTGACCGCGGCGGCACGCTCTTCCGACACGTCCACCCCGATCACCTCGGCCCCGGCGCGCGCCAGCACGGCCGCCGTCGGCAGGCCGATATAACCGAGTCCAACCACGCAGATCGAGGTCATGTGGGGGCCATCTCCTAAGGATCGACCACGACCAAAGGTGACCCCCTGGTCGGTGGGTTGCTTACAGCCTAGATGATCGCACTTAGTTGCGAAGTCACCAAGATTGCTGATTGCCACAGCCGGGACTGGCTTTTGTGGCACAGACGGGCCGTCAGTTCACCGTGGCCGGAAGCAGGGTGACGGCGTCGGGGTTCTCCTCCAGGTAGTCCGCAACCGCGTCCTTCTGGAAGGCCTCGAACAGGGGGCGTCGGCCTCGGCATCAAGCAGGACGATCGACTGCCCGTCCGCGCTCGTACCCGTGCCGGAAGTGGGAACGGTCATGAAGTTGATGTCCGTGGAGTGGATGCCGCGCAGAGCCAGGGCCAGCGACTGCATCTCATTAATCGTGAAGCCCTCGTCCACGGCCAGGGTCTCGGTGACCGTGGTCAGGAAGGAGTACAGCTTCCCCGGGTTGGACAGGATGCCGTTGTTCAGCACGGCCCCGACCATGGCGCGCATCCAGGCCTGCTGCCGGTTGACGCGGTCGAAGTCGCCGCCGGGCAGGCTCTTGCGCTCGCGCGCGTAGGCGAGTGCCTGCTCCCCGTTGAGCAGCTGCCCGCCGGGCTCGAACTCGGTTCCAGCCAGCGTCTGGGGCGTCTTGAGGTTGATCGTCACGCCGCCAATTGAGTCCGTAATAGCGCTGAAGGACTCGAAGTCCGCTACCACGAAGTGGTCGATGCGCACCCCGGTGAGCTGCTCGACAGTCTGAATGGTCAGGCTCGGACCGCCGTAGGAGAAGGCTGCGTTGATCTTGTTCTCCCCGTAGCCGGGGATGTCCACCCAGGAGTCACGCGGGATCGACATGACGGAGACGTCCTCGCGATCACCGCTGACCTGCACCAGCATGATCGCATCGGTGCGCTGGGCGCCGGCCTCCCACTGGCTGGGGTCTCCGGCGCTGATACGTGAGTCGGAGCCGAGCACGAGGATGTTTGTGGCCGGGTCCTCGGCGTCCTGCTCCGGGGCGCGAGCGCCGGAGTCAATTGACGCGAAGGGGTTGCCGATCGTCTCGATGTTGGCCGCCAGCCGGCTGCGCAGCCACAGGCCCCCCGCGGCTGTGCCCGCGACGAGCACCGCCACGACCGCGAGCACGGACACCAGCCCGATGCGCCAGCGGCGCCCGCTACCGCTCTTGCCGGAGCCATCGCTCGCGGAGTCGGTCCGCCCGACGCCGCCGAGCACGTCATCATTCGCATTTCCGCGAGCGGCATCGTCTGCGCGCTGCTCGTTATCGCTCATAAGTCAATCTGACCACACCGAGCGGGGCGGGGAGCCGCGCAGCCGTGGGGATCGGATCACAAGCCGGTTGCGACGTCAGGCCAGGCGGTACATCCAGTCGTAGGGGTCCTCCAGGCGCCCGTACTGGATGCCCGTCAGGCGCTCGTAGATCTCGTGCGTGACTTCGCTGCCCTCAATGGCAACGTCGAATCCCTCACCCTTGAGCCGCCCGAGCGGGACAACGACGGCGGCGGTGCCGCAGGCGAAGACCTCGCGCACCCTTCCTGATGAAATGTCCTCCAACAGGCTCTCCAGGGGGATGGTCTCCTCCACCACCCTACGGCCGGAGTCCTTGAGCAGGCGAATGATGGCGCTGCGGGTGTTCCCTTCGAGGATGGTGCCGGTCAGGCGCGGGGTGCGCACGGTGCCGTCGGCGTCCACCACCATCACGTTCATGCCGCCGAGCTCCTCCAGGTTCTTCCCGGTGACGTCATCAAGGAAGCAGACCTGGTCGCAGCCCTGAGCGTCGGCCTCCTGCTGCGGCAGCAGGGAGGAGGCGTAGTTTCCGCCGGTCTTGGCGAATCCGGTTCCGCCGCGCCCGGCCCGGTGGTAGTCCTGTGACACCCAGATGGAGATGGGCTGCAGGCCGTTGGTGAAGTAGGCGCCCGACGGCGAGGCGATGACGTAGTAGTCAATGGTGCTGGCGGCGTGCACGCCGAGGAAGGCCTCGGAGGCGAAGGCGTATGGCCGCAGGTACAGGGACTCCCCCTCCCCCGAGGGCACCCACTCGGCGTCGGCACGCACCAGGTCCACCAAGGAGGCGATGAAGTCCTCCTCGGGCAGTTCGGGGACGGCCATGCGGCGGGCCGACAGATTCATCCGGGCGGCGTTGTAACGAGGCCGGAAGGTCCAGATCGAGCCGTCGGCGTGGCGGTATGCCTTAATGCCCTCGAAGATCTCCTGCGCGTAGTGCAGCACGGCTGCGGCGGGTGAGAGGGTCAGGTCCGCGAAGGGAACGATGGCGTGCTCCGCCCAGCCGCCCTCCTTGGTCCAGCGGGCGTGAGCCATGTGGTCGGTGAACACCCTGCCGAAATGCAGATCGGTGAGGGCCTGGGCGCGCTCGGCGTCGCTGGCCGGGTGCGGGTGCGGCTGCCGGGGGAAGCGGCCGGCGAGGGAGTCGGCTGGAGGGACCGGGACAGCGGCGGCGCGAGCCAGAGGCGTCTGGAGGGAATCGGGCGTGGAAGCGGCGGCTGGGGTCACAGACATACCGGCACTGTACCGCCGTTCCACTGCCCGGAAGGACATCTCTCAAATGCTGGTTCGGCCGATCCTGTGTGCCGTACTCAGAAGCGAGCTGACACACGCGCCGTTGGCTCAGACGCTCCCACCCGGTCCTCCCGCGCCCGCACCGGGAGGGCCCCACCACCGCCCCATGCACCGCAGCGTCAACGGTCATCTCGCGCCCGCACCGGGAGGGCGACCTCCGCCTCCGCCGCGAGCCGCCCGGGCTGGCGTACTGCACCCGCCCGGGAAGGCGCCTGGGGTCTGGCGCGCCGGCTTCAGCCCCGCACTGCGGCCGTGACGGCGTCCCCGATCTCGCTGGTGGTGCGCACCAGCGGGGCTCCGGCGGCCTCGGCTACGGCCCGGGCGGCCATGTCTGCGTCCACGGCCGCCTCCACCCTGGCGGCCGCCTCCGTCATGCCCAAGTGGCTGAGCATCATGGCTACGGCGGAGATAGTGGCGACCGGGTCGGCCTTGCCCTGCCCGGCGATGTCCGGGGCGGAGCCGTGGACCGGCTCGAACATGGAGGGGAACTCCCCGGCCGGGTTGAGGTTGCCCGAGGCCGACAGGCCAATGCCGCCGGTGATGGCGCCGGCCTCGTCGGTGAGGATGTCGCCGAAGAGGTTGTCAGTGACGATCACGTCGAAGCGGCCCGGGTCGGTGACCAAGTAGATGGTGGCGGCGTCAACGTGGGCGTAGTCCACCTTCACCTCCGGGTACTCGGCGCCGACCTCCTCAACGGTGCGGCGCCACAAGTGGCCGGCGTTGACCAGCACGTTGTGCTTGTGCACCAGGGTGAGGTGGTGGGCGGGGCGGGCCTGGGCGGTCTCGAAGGCGTAGCGCACCACGCGCTCGACCCCGTAGGCGGTGTTGACGCTGACCTCGGTGGCGATCTCCTGCGGGGTGCCGGTGCGCACGGTGCCGCCGTTGCCGCAGTACAGGCCCTCGGTGCCCTCGCGCACCACCACGAAGTCGATGTCTCCCGGATCAGCCAGTGGAGTGGCCACGCCCGGGTAGTACTTGGAGGGCCGCAGGTTGACGTAGTGGTCCAGTTCGAAGCGCAGCCGGAGCAGCAGGCCGCGCTCGAGCACGCCGGAGGGGACCGATGGGTCGCCGACGGCACCCAGGAGGATCGCGTCGTGAGTCTTGATGTCCTCCAATTCGGCGTCCGCAATGGTCTCGCCGGTACGGTGCCAGCGCTCGGCACCCAGGTCGAAGTCGGTGGTCTCCAGGGTGACGCCGCTACCTTCCAGGGCGGCCCGGAGCACCTTCAGGCCCTCGGGCACCACCTCCTTGCCGATGCCGTCGCCGGGGATCACTGCAAGTCTGATGGTCTGCGTCATGCGGCGACCCTAAGCGGATCGGTCGTCGCCCCGGGCGGGCATCTCAGATAGCGGCGAGCGGTTGGCGGGCCCGCCAGCAGGCACTGCGCCGCTCCTGCCGACCCCACGGTGCCGACCAGTCCGCGGCGCGCCGTCGCCACGACGCCGTTGCACGACCCCGGGCGATACTCCACGACCTTGGTGCGTGTTGCACGACCCTGGGGAGGTCGTGGAACACGCACCAAGGTCGTGCAACGCATGAGCGCAGCCACCACGAACCGGGGCACCCGCGCTACTGATAGCTCAGGTGCTGCCGGTTCCTGACCACGGCGGACTCGAGCTCCTTCTCGAGCCTCTTCCAGGCCTCCAGATGCTTGACGTCACCATCTATCCGGATCTGGCCGACGAGTTTCGAGCGCTTGCGTTCAAAGGCGTTCACCGTCATGAAGCGAGAACGGTCCCGGTTGAGGTACTCCTTCAGCGTTCGCTTGGGGTCCGCCAGATCCTCGATCCCGGCCAGCCGAAATCCTTGCCGCGACGCCCAAGGTTGAAAGGACTCCTCCTTCGACCACAGGTCCGCCAGCACCCACGCCTCGGTCATCGTCACCGGGATCACCGGCACGACGCGGTCGTCGCCCGGGGAACGGCACTCCTTGATCCGAGCCTCTATGCCTACGTTGTCGGCGTCGCGGTGCACGAAGATCAGGTCATACGGCTCTTCTGCCAACGCCTTGATCTTCTCCTCAGCATTATTCGGCCGCCGCCCAGTCCATCCGTGCGGTTCAAGGTTCACGTCGGCACCGGGACGCATGCTCATGAGCAGCCGCTCGAGTACCTTAGCTAGCCCGTTGTCGGAGGTTCCCTCGCCGATGAAGGCGCACTGCCAGTACTCAGTCATCGGTCTCCTCTGGCGCCGAGGGGTTGTACAGGAAGGCGAAGAGCTTAGAGCGCGACACCGGCGCCGAGCTCCGCGGACGGTCGTCCGAGCCCTCCCACCGCTCGGACCGCCAGGTTCCCGGCAGCGGATTGAAGGTCACGGACTCCGTGATGCACCCATCGGGCTCTCGGCGTCGCCATGGCACCGCGCACAGCACGTCGTCGGCGTGGTCCCGCATGACATCCTGGACCAGGTAGGGCGAATGCGTGTTGACGAGGACCTGCCCGGCGTGGCCGTCACGGGCTTCCGTCATGGAGCGCAGCAGTTCGAGTATGTCAGCGATCTTGGCGGGGTGGAGGCCGTTCTCCGGCTCCTCGATTGCGATGAGGCTCTGGCCGGTATCCAGTACCGCGAGAGCGGCGAGCGCGAT is from Actinomyces sp. 432 and encodes:
- a CDS encoding 3-isopropylmalate dehydrogenase — protein: MTQTIRLAVIPGDGIGKEVVPEGLKVLRAALEGSGVTLETTDFDLGAERWHRTGETIADAELEDIKTHDAILLGAVGDPSVPSGVLERGLLLRLRFELDHYVNLRPSKYYPGVATPLADPGDIDFVVVREGTEGLYCGNGGTVRTGTPQEIATEVSVNTAYGVERVVRYAFETAQARPAHHLTLVHKHNVLVNAGHLWRRTVEEVGAEYPEVKVDYAHVDAATIYLVTDPGRFDVIVTDNLFGDILTDEAGAITGGIGLSASGNLNPAGEFPSMFEPVHGSAPDIAGQGKADPVATISAVAMMLSHLGMTEAAARVEAAVDADMAARAVAEAAGAPLVRTTSEIGDAVTAAVRG
- a CDS encoding bifunctional glycosyltransferase/CDP-glycerol:glycerophosphate glycerophosphotransferase produces the protein MGIQSTLRLLARRRRPVLSVVLLVGANASVARAARSLLNQQSVDGEVLALVMDSCPPPEREALGALARRNRRVRVIEGGLGAVLEAARGRMLTIMSASDAAARDGYGTIPADGEVHLGGARPLAQGPGPGVPEPRRLTSITSAPELLDGFIPGRVVAPASAWVTAAAGIGDAAPQEAARTAALRLVLGAQPVLVEPADLVLVGAVPKPGWDADLSAVASAIAADRRLLAGGGEALLGVLHGRALVDLAAGAPAQPDDAVERLRAVTRSALPDADTVAWGALPFSDRLLLWVLGHAGSADLLEVLASRYEDTPAVPLTAAAGGLRADPPVLGRIAPVPAQVRAVTDADLRIHQVLRACRWIGEDGLLLEGWAYVPGVDPCADPGPEVVLIGADGREVARADVERIAAPLADLEAEDPWRSYTGSGYRATVSLAGIPSAPMRVQLRLRVAGRLLEQPVPPPLGTRRPRTSATGWSAAADGGALVIRPAAAGEAPPGAGGLAPDGVSVARASLDGGRLRVGGPGPVPADLAITAAASSGRFPLTTTVAAGGWAAELDLTDPSLPSGGFVLRWSAAGSEGRCVTGAALDGPPTELAGRVRRVRLRPQADGGLEMSIIAPVDPQYRSRYGRRLLIEEDWGPLVPGIFFETFSGKSAGDNPGAIRDELIARSTPVPLWVSVRDGTVSVPAGATPIVVGTPEWFRALRTARLLVVNDHLPHWFTKDPGQRLLQTWHGTPIKRLLNDAPSASVTLPYRRLMARQAPQWDLLLAQSPAAAADLRRGLGYAGRVLVGEQPRNTGLLGGQTKAGRVRAQLGIGPAEPVILYAPTWREGLRRPYQDASELLDAGALARATGAVVLLRSHHMNSLRAHADRVIGVGRYPSIEDLMLASDLLITDYSSVVFDWALTGRPALLHLPDLEAYRDRERGFYRDWPADSGLPVTRTQAQVQARAAELLAAGPVPAVVDPAPIRASLDAVCAWIDTVLPGVVPTRPGEEEPHE
- a CDS encoding branched-chain amino acid aminotransferase; its protein translation is MSVTPAAASTPDSLQTPLARAAAVPVPPADSLAGRFPRQPHPHPASDAERAQALTDLHFGRVFTDHMAHARWTKEGGWAEHAIVPFADLTLSPAAAVLHYAQEIFEGIKAYRHADGSIWTFRPRYNAARMNLSARRMAVPELPEEDFIASLVDLVRADAEWVPSGEGESLYLRPYAFASEAFLGVHAASTIDYYVIASPSGAYFTNGLQPISIWVSQDYHRAGRGGTGFAKTGGNYASSLLPQQEADAQGCDQVCFLDDVTGKNLEELGGMNVMVVDADGTVRTPRLTGTILEGNTRSAIIRLLKDSGRRVVEETIPLESLLEDISSGRVREVFACGTAAVVVPLGRLKGEGFDVAIEGSEVTHEIYERLTGIQYGRLEDPYDWMYRLA
- the wecC gene encoding UDP-N-acetyl-D-mannosamine dehydrogenase; translation: MTSICVVGLGYIGLPTAAVLARAGAEVIGVDVSEERAAAVNRGELPFVEAGLGEAVAEGVARGRLRAQVQMPAAGVYIVAVPTPFKQGRTGEHEADLSYIQAAAREIAPHLTGGELVVLESTSPPGTTEHMAQLILGQRPDLSLDGSGDRPVVHFAHCPERVLPGRIMTEMITNSRIIGGLTPRAAELARDLYATFCTGELRLTDARTAELAKLTENAFRDVNIAFANELSIISEKLGIDVWELIELANLHPRVNILQPGPGVGGHCIAVDPWFIVSAAPDEARLIHAARDVNDSKPRHVVGRVREAVAGLESPTIAALGLAFKADVDDLRESPALSVTRELAALLPEARILAAEPNITELPASLAAAGNISLVDYREAIAAADVVVLLVDHKEFKALDRSPLDGKRVIDTRGAWR
- a CDS encoding LCP family protein — protein: MSDNEQRADDAARGNANDDVLGGVGRTDSASDGSGKSGSGRRWRIGLVSVLAVVAVLVAGTAAGGLWLRSRLAANIETIGNPFASIDSGARAPEQDAEDPATNILVLGSDSRISAGDPSQWEAGAQRTDAIMLVQVSGDREDVSVMSIPRDSWVDIPGYGENKINAAFSYGGPSLTIQTVEQLTGVRIDHFVVADFESFSAITDSIGGVTINLKTPQTLAGTEFEPGGQLLNGEQALAYARERKSLPGGDFDRVNRQQAWMRAMVGAVLNNGILSNPGKLYSFLTTVTETLAVDEGFTINEMQSLALALRGIHSTDINFMTVPTSGTGTSADGQSIVLLDAEADAPCSRPSRRTRLRTTWRRTPTPSPCFRPR